CGTCAACAACATTGCGGGCTTGCAACAGCTTGATGGTGTGAGCCATCGATCCGCCGGTCGCGAGCATCGGGTCCAGCACGATCACGGGCTGGGTACTCAGATCGTCCGGCAGCGACTCCAAATACGGTGTGGGCTGATGGGTTTCCTCGTCGCGGGCGACGCCGACAAAACCGACGCGCGCCTCGGGGATCAACGCGTGAGCCTGGTCGACCATGCCGAGGCCGGCGCGCAGGACGGGGACCAACAACGGCGGACGGGCCAGCCGGTAACCCGTCGTCTCCGCCAGCGGAGTGCGGACGCTGATCTCTTCGGTGGCGGCGTCACGGGTGGCTTCGTAGACAAGCATGAGCGTCAGATCTCGTAGGGCCGCCCGGAACGCCGCATTGTCGGTGGCCGCATCACGCAGCGTGGTGAGCCGCGCCGCGGCGAGGGGATGATCCACGACGCGCACATCCATGGGCCGCACACTAGTGGAAGGGGTGCGACGCGGCAGCGGACCTGACGGACTTCGCGTCTAGCGCTGGCGTGCATCCATCGGTGGCGCATCGATGGAACCGGGGCGGGGCACGCACCGTCCTAAGCGCATGTTCGCCGATACCTTCGTCGATACCGTGGCTATCCGCGCGCTGGGATCCACCAATTCGTCTCATGCCGACGAGCTCGCGCACATCGCCAGCACCCTCTCGGCACTGCCGGTTGCGGCCGAGGGATCGTCCCTGGGCCCCGTGGGCGCCCGGTTCCTCTCCGCTCTGGCTCACGCCGCTGCCGACGGATCCCGGACGGTGCTCGCGCTGAGCGCCCAGCTCTCGAGGTCGAACGCGACGGCGTATGCCGTTGCGTCTGCGTACGAGTCCGTCGACAGCGGCGCGGGTGCGCGCATCGCGGGCGTCTAGCCGTGGCCAGCACCCTGGTTACGACGCTCGCGGCGCCCCTGCGGGCCGTGCAGTCGATGGTGGGCCCCGGGTGGTCCGATGACCTCGTCGATGGGCCGGCGGTGGCGTTGGCCCGCGCACGCGACGCCCTCTTCGACGTCTCGGCGGCTACCAGGAGGTCCTGGAGACAGACGGACTGGACCGGCACAGGCGCCGACGGGGCCGCGGACTTCATCGCCAGAACGGCTGCGGCCATCGACCGGCTCGCCGAGCACACCGATCAGATGAACGGGGCGGCACGGGCTGCGGGTGCCGCGGTGGCGCGGGCGCACGCCCGGTTGGCCGAGATCGTCGCCGGTTTCGAGGCGCGCGCTGAGGCGCTGGAGCCGTTCCTGGACTCACCGGAGGCTGCCGCCGCCCTGCGGGCCGAGGCGCAGCGCTCGCTGGCAGAGGCCGTCGCGGTGGTCGAGGAACTCGAGGCTGAACTGGACGGGCACACCGCTGCGTTGCCCAATCCCGCGGCACCTTCGCCCGCCACGACACCAGCCGGTCTCGGGTCCTCTGCGATGCCGTCGATGGGCTCGGGGTTCGGTGGCGGCGCGCCGATGCGGCCGATGCCGAACGGGTCCACCGCGTCGGGCTTCGGGGACCTCGCGGAGCTGTTCAGGCGGGATGCCCCCGAATCGATGCCGGAAGCCGCCGCGTTCGGAGATGGTGTCGCCGTCCGGCTTCCCGACGGCAGTACGGTCACAGCCCCGAATGCGGTGGCGGCCAGCGCCGTCCGGCACGCGTTGACCCAACTGGGTGTGCCCTATGACTGGGGCGGCACGACACCGGGCGTCGGCCTGGACTGCAGCGGACTCACACAGTGGGCGTATTCCGAAGCGGGACTGAACCTTCCGCGTCTGGCGCAGGAGCAGGATGTGGGTGCACGGGTGTCAGCAGGCGATCTGCGGCCGGGCGACCTCGCGGTGTGGGACGGCCACGTCGCGATGATCGTCGGAAACGGGACGATGATCGAGGCCGGCGACCCGGTGAAGTTGTCGCCGATCCGAACCGACAACGCGGGTCAGGGATTTCAAGGGTTCTGGCGGCCCACGGCGTGATCAGGAATCCCAGGTGACGGCTTCGGCACCGGACTCGACGTATGCGCCATAGGCCAGTTGCAGCACATCGGGTAGCCCCGTCGTCGCCGGATGCGTCACCATAGATGCAACGCGGGTTCGCCGTCAC
The nucleotide sequence above comes from Mycolicibacterium moriokaense. Encoded proteins:
- the upp gene encoding uracil phosphoribosyltransferase → MDVRVVDHPLAAARLTTLRDAATDNAAFRAALRDLTLMLVYEATRDAATEEISVRTPLAETTGYRLARPPLLVPVLRAGLGMVDQAHALIPEARVGFVGVARDEETHQPTPYLESLPDDLSTQPVIVLDPMLATGGSMAHTIKLLQARNVVDVTAICVVVAPEGLAALEAVAPSTRLYTATIDEGLNEVAYIVPGLGDAGDRQFGPR
- a CDS encoding C40 family peptidase, producing the protein MASTLVTTLAAPLRAVQSMVGPGWSDDLVDGPAVALARARDALFDVSAATRRSWRQTDWTGTGADGAADFIARTAAAIDRLAEHTDQMNGAARAAGAAVARAHARLAEIVAGFEARAEALEPFLDSPEAAAALRAEAQRSLAEAVAVVEELEAELDGHTAALPNPAAPSPATTPAGLGSSAMPSMGSGFGGGAPMRPMPNGSTASGFGDLAELFRRDAPESMPEAAAFGDGVAVRLPDGSTVTAPNAVAASAVRHALTQLGVPYDWGGTTPGVGLDCSGLTQWAYSEAGLNLPRLAQEQDVGARVSAGDLRPGDLAVWDGHVAMIVGNGTMIEAGDPVKLSPIRTDNAGQGFQGFWRPTA